A part of Populus alba chromosome 8, ASM523922v2, whole genome shotgun sequence genomic DNA contains:
- the LOC118052250 gene encoding uncharacterized protein isoform X1, with protein sequence MQTEARVGVVVEGGPRALNSQPKQHKPLQQQHQQSQIGTISQLVAGGVAGALSKTCTAPLARLTILFQVQGMHSDVATLRKASIWHEASRVIREEGFRALWKGNLVTIAHRLPYSSVNFYAYERYKQFLHMIPGLEIHRESAGVNLFVHFVGGGLAGITAASATYPLDLVRTRLAAQTNMIYYRGIWHALQTISREEGVFGLYKGLGATLLGVGPSIAISFSVYESLRSFWQSRRPHDSPIAMSLACGSLSGIASSTATFPLDLVRRRKQLEGAGGRARVYTTGLLGIFKHIIQTEGFRGLYRGIMPEYYKVVPGVSICFTTYETLKLLLADVTPTL encoded by the exons ATGCAGACAGAGGCAAGAGTGGGAGTGGTAGTAGAGGGAGGACCAAGGGCTCTTAATTCACAGCCGAAACAGCACAAGCCATTGCAGCAACAGCATCAGCAATCACAGATCGGGACAATTTCGCAGCTTGTAGCTGGTGGAGTTGCGGGTGCACTAAGCAAGACTTGCACTGCACCTCTTGCACGCCTCACCATACTCTTTCAG GTGCAAGGCATGCACTCAGATGTTGCGACATTGAGGAAAGCTAGCATATGGCATGAGGCTTCCCGAGTTATCAGAGAGGAAGGATTTAGAGCTCTTTGGAAAGGGAATCTTGTTACAATTGCTCATCGGCTACCTTACTCGTCTGTCAATTTCTATGCATACGAGCGCTACAAACAG TTTCTACATATGATTCCTGGCCTGGAAATCCATAGAGAAAGTGCAGGTGTCAACCTGTTCGTCCATTTTGTTGGTGGTGGTTTGGCAGGAATAACAGCAGCATCTGCTACATATCCATTGGATCTTGTGAGGACACGCCTTGCAGCTCAG ACAAATATGATCTATTACAGAGGTATTTGGCATGCCTTGCAAACAATTAGCAGAGAAGAGGGTGTTTTTGGCCTCTACAAGGGACTTGGAGCCACCCTTTTG GGTGTTGGACCCAGTATAGCTATCAGTTTTTCAGTCTATGAGAGCTTACGATCTTTTTGGCAGTCCCGCAG GCCCCATGATTCTCCTATCGCCATGAGTTTGGCTTGTGGTAGTCTTTCAGGCATTGCATCTTCAACAG CAACATTTCCTCTTGATCTGGTGAGACGAAGGAAGCAATTGGAAGGAGCAGGTGGACGGGCCCGTGTTTATACCACAGGTCTTCTTGGTATTTTCAAGCACATAATTCAGACCGAAGGATTTCGGGGTCTATACAGAGGCATTATGCCTGAATACTACAAGGTTGTGCCTGGTGTCAGTATCTGTTTTACGACATATGAGACTCTAAAATTGCTTTTGGCAGATGTTACTCCCACGTTATAA
- the LOC118052250 gene encoding uncharacterized protein isoform X3: protein MQTEARVGVVVEGGPRALNSQPKQHKPLQQQHQQSQIGTISQLVAGGVAGALSKTCTAPLARLTILFQVQGMHSDVATLRKASIWHEASRVIREEGFRALWKGNLVTIAHRLPYSSVNFYAYERYKQFLHMIPGLEIHRESAGVNLFVHFVGGGLAGITAASATYPLDLVRTRLAAQTNMIYYRGIWHALQTISREEGVFGLYKGLGATLLGVGPSIAISFSVYESLRSFWQSRRPHDSPIAMSLACGSLSGIASSTVDCIIE, encoded by the exons ATGCAGACAGAGGCAAGAGTGGGAGTGGTAGTAGAGGGAGGACCAAGGGCTCTTAATTCACAGCCGAAACAGCACAAGCCATTGCAGCAACAGCATCAGCAATCACAGATCGGGACAATTTCGCAGCTTGTAGCTGGTGGAGTTGCGGGTGCACTAAGCAAGACTTGCACTGCACCTCTTGCACGCCTCACCATACTCTTTCAG GTGCAAGGCATGCACTCAGATGTTGCGACATTGAGGAAAGCTAGCATATGGCATGAGGCTTCCCGAGTTATCAGAGAGGAAGGATTTAGAGCTCTTTGGAAAGGGAATCTTGTTACAATTGCTCATCGGCTACCTTACTCGTCTGTCAATTTCTATGCATACGAGCGCTACAAACAG TTTCTACATATGATTCCTGGCCTGGAAATCCATAGAGAAAGTGCAGGTGTCAACCTGTTCGTCCATTTTGTTGGTGGTGGTTTGGCAGGAATAACAGCAGCATCTGCTACATATCCATTGGATCTTGTGAGGACACGCCTTGCAGCTCAG ACAAATATGATCTATTACAGAGGTATTTGGCATGCCTTGCAAACAATTAGCAGAGAAGAGGGTGTTTTTGGCCTCTACAAGGGACTTGGAGCCACCCTTTTG GGTGTTGGACCCAGTATAGCTATCAGTTTTTCAGTCTATGAGAGCTTACGATCTTTTTGGCAGTCCCGCAG GCCCCATGATTCTCCTATCGCCATGAGTTTGGCTTGTGGTAGTCTTTCAGGCATTGCATCTTCAACAG TTGATTGCATAATAGAATGA
- the LOC118052250 gene encoding uncharacterized protein isoform X2 — protein MQTEARVGVVVEGGPRALNSQPKQHKPLQQQHQQSQIGTISQLVAGGVAGALSKTCTAPLARLTILFQVQGMHSDVATLRKASIWHEASRVIREEGFRALWKGNLVTIAHRLPYSSVNFYAYERYKQFLHMIPGLEIHRESAGVNLFVHFVGGGLAGITAASATYPLDLVRTRLAAQTNMIYYRGIWHALQTISREEGVFGLYKGLGATLLGVGPSIAISFSVYESLRSFWQSRRPHDSPIAMSLACGSLSGIASSTVKQVSQALN, from the exons ATGCAGACAGAGGCAAGAGTGGGAGTGGTAGTAGAGGGAGGACCAAGGGCTCTTAATTCACAGCCGAAACAGCACAAGCCATTGCAGCAACAGCATCAGCAATCACAGATCGGGACAATTTCGCAGCTTGTAGCTGGTGGAGTTGCGGGTGCACTAAGCAAGACTTGCACTGCACCTCTTGCACGCCTCACCATACTCTTTCAG GTGCAAGGCATGCACTCAGATGTTGCGACATTGAGGAAAGCTAGCATATGGCATGAGGCTTCCCGAGTTATCAGAGAGGAAGGATTTAGAGCTCTTTGGAAAGGGAATCTTGTTACAATTGCTCATCGGCTACCTTACTCGTCTGTCAATTTCTATGCATACGAGCGCTACAAACAG TTTCTACATATGATTCCTGGCCTGGAAATCCATAGAGAAAGTGCAGGTGTCAACCTGTTCGTCCATTTTGTTGGTGGTGGTTTGGCAGGAATAACAGCAGCATCTGCTACATATCCATTGGATCTTGTGAGGACACGCCTTGCAGCTCAG ACAAATATGATCTATTACAGAGGTATTTGGCATGCCTTGCAAACAATTAGCAGAGAAGAGGGTGTTTTTGGCCTCTACAAGGGACTTGGAGCCACCCTTTTG GGTGTTGGACCCAGTATAGCTATCAGTTTTTCAGTCTATGAGAGCTTACGATCTTTTTGGCAGTCCCGCAG GCCCCATGATTCTCCTATCGCCATGAGTTTGGCTTGTGGTAGTCTTTCAGGCATTGCATCTTCAACAG TGAAGCAGGTCTCGCAGGCTTTGAATTAA